The Wolbachia endosymbiont of Oedothorax gibbosus region GGAAAAGTATAGTAAGAGTTGAAAGCTACAACGGAAAAAGAAATTATCTGGATGTTTGTAAGCAAGGTGTAACATTATCTTTTGATAGTGAAGCAGGAAAAATCAGTATTCATCTAAATCCTAAGGAAGATAGTAATGAAATAGAAGTAAAGATTGATAAGGAGAGCGAAGCAAGGCTTAACGAGTTAGAAGATAAGAGGGAAAATTTAGGAGAAAGTTGTCTTTTAGGAGGAAAAAGTGTTTGGGAAGCTATACGAGATGGAAAATTTGAAGGAGATAGTATATCTAAAGAATCAACTAGCGTAATTGAACAACCAAATACTGCAACGAATACTCCACAATCTTACCTAGACGAAAATAATCACAAAACTAAAGAACAGGATATCTGTTCAGAAAAGTGGCAAGATAGGGTAAGAAGACAAAAAACTGTAGACACTGGGATGACACCTTGACAACCGTCATCCCACTACGTGTTAGCGAGATCTAGAGATACCGCGGCGGTATGACGTAGGACTGCTGTCATTCCGCTACGTGTTAGCGGCTAAGAGATACCGTGGCGGTATGACGTCGTGAAATCTTACCTTCATTACCTAATTCAGAATTGAGAGCTTTTAATAACTTTCCAATTCCCACTTTGGTCTTGGTGCAAAATTAAGTGGATCTATATAATTTTTCTGTAACCTTTCAATTCCTGCCCATCCAACCATTACTGCATTGTCTGTACATAGGTTGTTAGGGGGAAAAAATATGTTTAAGTTTATGTGTTGTTTTAATTTTTCTCTCAAGAAATTATTTGCTGCAACTCCGCCGGTAATCACAAAGTCATTGATTTTGATATTTAAAGATTCGGCCATAATAATCGCATTACTAACCCTGTCCAGCAGTATGTCACTAATACACTCTTGAAACGAAGCACATACATCACACACATCTTGCTCGCTCATTTTCAGTTCTTGCACTAAATTTTTTACTGCTGTTTTAATTCCAGAAAATGAAAAATTACATCCAGAACGTTTTATCATTGCCCTTGGCAATTTAAATCTTGCACCATTGCCTTTTTTAGCTAACTTTTCAATTAATGGGCCTCCAGGATAGCTTAAACCCATCATCTTTGCAACTTTATCGAACGCTTCACCCAGCGAGTCATCGAGCGTTTCTCCAAGTTTAATGTATTTACCTACATCCTGTGCAATTAAAAATTGACAGTGACCACCTGATATTAATAGGACTAAAAATGGAAATCTTACCTCATGCAGTAACCTAATAACCAATGCATGCGCTTCTAAGTGATTCACCGCAATGAACGGTTTTTGTGCTACATGCGCAATTGCTTTAGCCATCATTGTACCAACTATTAATCCACCTATGAGTCCTGGTCCTGATGTTGCTGCAATTGCATTGAGGTCACAAAAGTTAAGGTTAGATTTTTTTACAGCGCTTTTTATCAGACCACTTAAATGTTCCATATGAGCACGTGAAGCTATTTCAGGGATCACCCCACCACGTTTTTTGTGTTCTGCTTGGGAGAGAATTTCGTGAGCAAGGACTTGCTTGTCACTATTTACAATCGCTACTGCAGTTTCATCGCAGCTTGTTTCAACAGCTAAAATGGTTTTCATTTATATTTAGTTACTGTATTACCAAAACTATACTTTGAAACGCTATAGAAGTTAACTGCAAAGTTAACTTCTATAGCTAAAAGATTTACCGACAACCGTCATTCCGCTGCTTGTTAGCTGATGAAATATCGCAAATGAATCTACAATCGTATGAACATTGCGCCATTGAGATGGAGTACTTTCTTGTTATTCCAGGTCTCCTCTCTCGTCATCCCAGTGCGTGACACTGGGATCTCACTTAGTAATTTCGTAATATAAATCACACCAATTTGGATTTTTTCTTGCAACTAAATTGATTTTCCATTCCCTTCTCCAACTTTTTAGAAGTTTTTCTCTATTAAGAGCCGAATCTACGTCTTGAAATTCTTCAAAATAAACTAATTTTTGTACATTATATTTCGACGTAAAACCGGGAATAACCTTGTTCTTATGCTCCCAAATTCGTTTAATTAAACTCGATGTAACACCTATAGCTAACCCAAGAAAGGTTTTCCTAGGTCATACCGCGATTTATTCGCGGTATCTCAGCATAGATTCCGCTAACACGTAGCGGAATGACGAATTTTTGTTTTTCAAATTATCGGTAAACCTAAGTCACTTTAGCTATATATATATAGCCTTATTGTGTCTACTTGCAAGTATATAAATATAATAGTTTTTCATAAAATTTAGATCCCAGTGTCACGCACTGGGATGACAGGAAGAGGAGACTGAGATGACAAATGTGAGTGCTGATGTAACAAATGTAAATGCTCGAATGACATCAATAGTTATATACATTTTATCACTAAACTAGACGTTCGTACAGTCGTGGAATGAATTGCGGTATGACGTAGGAAAACCTGCACTATAAGCTAATCATCATCTCCAAATATAGAGCTAATTTTTTTGCCCCCAGGAGAAAATTTGTTAGTCCAACTGCTTTGCACTTTGGTTACGTCTTTAGTGGCAGTTTTATTGCTGTACTCCTTGATTTCCTTATCTATTCTCTCCATTATTTGTGGATCAAGGTAGCTCTTTTTCCATTGGTCAGTAGCAAGGAACACTTTGTTTAAATCTTGAGTGCGGATTAAGTATTCTTTGTCTTTAGGGTAAACTTCCTGCGCCCAAGCAAATAGCTCAAAATAGCGTGCAAATAATTCAGATGCACGTGATTTTGCAGTTTGATAAGCCTGTATCTCCTTAAATATAACTTGGCCGATAATTTTCTGTACAAGAATATTTGCTTGCTTTAGGTTCTGCTCAATATCTTGATAAACTTTATGGAGAAATTCCTGTTCTAAACTTAAGTTCAGTTCATTTTCAACCATATGTGAAAGTTCATGCACTATAATGTATGGGTTTGACCTTCTTAGCACAATAACATATCTATTTACACTGGAAGACCTGATTGTCTTACACATTCCCTCTTCCATATCCACTAATCCCTCTTGGTATATTTCAAATGAGAGCCTGTTTTGCTTTATTAGTGATAAAGTGAGGTTTAATGTGTTTCTAAACTTCTCAAATTGATAGAGATATTCGACATACCGTATTGCATTTTCACTGCTTCCTACTCCCGTTGCTTGTTTGATTAAATTCCTGATTAGCATGCCTTATTATTAAAGGAATTTTTTTTATACTCAAGGATTGATTGGCTACAAAGTATTTTTAGGAAGCCTGATTGCAGATGTAACTAATGAAGATCACATCACTGCATGAACATTTGTGTTTAACGAAACGAATGTTGTCATTCCAGTGTCAGCTACTTGCATGACACCATTTGCTGTGCAGTTTACCTTCAAAAATGAATGTTCGTACAGCTATGCAAGTTGCCGCATAGTGGATGAGCTCTAAGAGTATAGTTTTACATAATAATGTGATATTTTGTTCATAAATCAATGTTTCAACGTACAACAAGAACATTTTCATTGTGATTAAGATTTCTAGTATGTATATTAATAAATCTTGTTCTCAACTAAGTAATGAAAGTAATAATTATTATAATAATGTTACTGTGTAGCAACTATACAATGGCAAGTGAGCGAATAAGTCTAGTGGATAAAAAACTATCTCAAGGATATGTAGCTCCAGTGCTTACAGAAAATAGCGTTATTTTACCAGACAAGCACGGCGCTTTATATTCCTTTGATATTGATAACTCAAAGGCTATGAATTGGAAATTACACCTCTCACATAGGAAAAAAATTGGTAACATGAGCCTATTGTGTCACGGAGG contains the following coding sequences:
- the tsaD gene encoding tRNA (adenosine(37)-N6)-threonylcarbamoyltransferase complex transferase subunit TsaD, giving the protein MKTILAVETSCDETAVAIVNSDKQVLAHEILSQAEHKKRGGVIPEIASRAHMEHLSGLIKSAVKKSNLNFCDLNAIAATSGPGLIGGLIVGTMMAKAIAHVAQKPFIAVNHLEAHALVIRLLHEVRFPFLVLLISGGHCQFLIAQDVGKYIKLGETLDDSLGEAFDKVAKMMGLSYPGGPLIEKLAKKGNGARFKLPRAMIKRSGCNFSFSGIKTAVKNLVQELKMSEQDVCDVCASFQECISDILLDRVSNAIIMAESLNIKINDFVITGGVAANNFLREKLKQHINLNIFFPPNNLCTDNAVMVGWAGIERLQKNYIDPLNFAPRPKWELESY
- a CDS encoding GIY-YIG nuclease family protein — its product is MGVTSSLIKRIWEHKNKVIPGFTSKYNVQKLVYFEEFQDVDSALNREKLLKSWRREWKINLVARKNPNWCDLYYEITK